A region of Dehalococcoidia bacterium DNA encodes the following proteins:
- the cobT gene encoding nicotinate-nucleotide--dimethylbenzimidazole phosphoribosyltransferase, producing MGYLLEQVIGRVGSLDASAMEEAQRRLDRLTKPPGSLGRLEEVAIWLAGVTGRVRQRLERRTVILMAGDHGVVEEGVSAYPQRVTAQMVANFLRGGAAINVLARQARAHVLVVDIGVAAELPQAPGLIQRKVGWGTRNMAHGPAMRREEAVQAVETGMEVAREEIGRGAQLLATGDMGIGNTTIASAIIAALTGAPVEQVTGRGTGLDDQALRHKVKTIERALAVNRPDPSDPLDVLAKVGGYEVAGLVGVILEGAAQRVPVILDGLISGAAALVAVRLCPQARHFLLASHRSAEPGHGYALESMGLRPLLDLDMRLGEGTGACLAMHLVDAALALVDEMATFQEAGVDDRL from the coding sequence ATGGGCTATCTCCTAGAGCAAGTCATCGGGCGCGTAGGGAGCCTCGACGCATCGGCCATGGAGGAGGCACAGCGACGTCTGGACCGCCTCACCAAGCCCCCAGGAAGCCTTGGGCGTCTAGAGGAGGTGGCCATATGGCTGGCAGGGGTCACGGGAAGAGTGCGCCAGCGGTTGGAGCGGCGGACGGTGATCCTCATGGCCGGCGACCACGGCGTGGTGGAGGAAGGGGTCTCAGCCTACCCCCAGAGGGTGACAGCCCAGATGGTGGCCAACTTCCTGCGGGGCGGGGCGGCCATCAACGTCCTGGCCCGCCAGGCGCGCGCCCACGTCCTGGTGGTGGATATAGGGGTGGCGGCAGAGCTACCCCAGGCCCCGGGGCTGATACAACGAAAGGTGGGCTGGGGCACCCGCAACATGGCCCACGGCCCGGCCATGCGCAGGGAGGAGGCCGTGCAGGCCGTGGAGACGGGCATGGAGGTGGCACGGGAGGAGATAGGGCGAGGGGCCCAGCTCCTGGCCACTGGCGACATGGGCATCGGCAACACCACCATTGCTAGCGCCATCATAGCCGCCCTCACCGGGGCGCCAGTAGAGCAGGTGACGGGGCGAGGCACGGGCCTAGACGACCAAGCCCTGCGCCACAAGGTGAAGACCATCGAGCGCGCCCTGGCCGTCAACCGCCCCGACCCATCGGACCCTCTAGACGTCCTGGCCAAGGTGGGGGGGTATGAGGTGGCCGGGCTGGTGGGGGTCATCCTGGAGGGCGCCGCTCAGCGGGTGCCGGTCATTTTGGATGGCCTCATCTCGGGGGCGGCCGCTTTGGTGGCCGTGCGCCTCTGCCCGCAGGCGCGCCACTTCCTCCTGGCATCCCACCGCTCGGCGGAGCCCGGCCATGGTTATGCCCTGGAGTCCATGGGCCTCCGCCCTCTGCTGGACCTGGATATGCGCCTGGGCGAGGGGACAGGGGCCTGCCTCGCCATGCACCTAGTAGACGCCGCCCTGGCCCTGGTGGACGAGATGGCCACCTTCCAAGAGGCAGGGGTGGATGATAGGCTTTAG
- the panB gene encoding 3-methyl-2-oxobutanoate hydroxymethyltransferase produces MSRITTRDLKAMKRRGEKIVMLTAYDYSMARILDEAGVHVLLVGDSLGMVMLGYESTIPVTMEEMLHHVKAVVRGSRRAHVVADMPFMSYQISPEDALRNAARFLKEGGAQSVKLEGGEEVAETVRRLTQVGIPVMGHLGLTPQSIHQLGGYHVRGKTKEQAAKLIRDALALEEAGAYAIVLESVPAPLARAITERVRIPTIGIGAGPWCDGQVQVLQDILGLYPDFVPRHAKQYLRLGELTRQAVAQYAAEVQEGSFPGPEHSHSMDEKVLEEVLALAGS; encoded by the coding sequence GTGTCACGCATAACCACACGCGACCTGAAGGCCATGAAGAGGCGGGGCGAGAAGATCGTCATGCTCACTGCCTACGACTACTCCATGGCCCGCATCTTGGACGAGGCGGGCGTGCACGTCTTGTTGGTGGGCGACTCTCTGGGGATGGTCATGTTGGGCTATGAGAGCACCATCCCCGTGACCATGGAGGAGATGCTGCACCACGTCAAGGCTGTGGTGCGGGGGAGCAGGCGGGCACACGTGGTGGCCGACATGCCCTTCATGAGCTACCAGATAAGCCCGGAGGACGCCCTGCGTAACGCCGCTCGTTTCCTCAAGGAGGGGGGCGCCCAGTCGGTCAAGCTGGAGGGAGGGGAAGAGGTGGCGGAGACGGTGCGTCGCCTCACCCAGGTGGGCATCCCCGTTATGGGGCATCTGGGCCTCACCCCCCAGTCCATCCACCAGCTGGGGGGCTACCATGTGCGGGGCAAGACCAAGGAGCAGGCGGCCAAGCTGATAAGGGACGCCCTGGCTCTGGAGGAGGCGGGAGCATACGCCATCGTTTTGGAGAGCGTGCCTGCCCCCTTGGCCCGCGCCATCACCGAGCGTGTGCGCATCCCTACCATCGGCATCGGCGCCGGCCCGTGGTGCGATGGCCAGGTGCAGGTGTTGCAGGACATCCTGGGCCTCTACCCCGACTTCGTCCCTCGCCATGCCAAGCAGTACCTGCGCTTGGGGGAGCTGACGCGGCAGGCCGTGGCCCAGTACGCCGCGGAGGTCCAGGAGGGGTCCTTCCCGGGGCCTGAGCATAGCCACTCCATGGACGAGAAGGTTTTGGAGGAAGTGCTGGCCCTGGCTGGCAGCTAG
- the cobS gene encoding adenosylcobinamide-GDP ribazoletransferase — protein sequence MIGFRALGPLLDALGLLTVLPVGRRPLAAPAGATTLFFPLVGGMIGGLLLGLDWLLGHVLPGAPRAALVVVAWAIATGGLHLDGLADTADGLMAGGDRRRRLEAMADPRVGAFGALAVAGLLLLKWSALSPLPGRLRMGALALAPALSRAAALLPMAILPPARSAGMGAEVMRRVGLGSALWVNAGAAAIALAPFFPAGPSLAVSAVLAALGVAFLAYRRLGGVTGDVLGAAIELGEAVVLLLCASSVDRRWLL from the coding sequence ATGATAGGCTTTAGGGCCTTGGGGCCCCTCCTGGACGCCCTGGGGCTGCTCACGGTGCTGCCCGTGGGAAGGCGTCCCTTGGCGGCTCCCGCTGGCGCTACGACCCTCTTCTTTCCATTAGTAGGGGGTATGATAGGCGGCTTGCTACTGGGCCTCGACTGGCTGCTGGGCCATGTCCTTCCAGGAGCCCCGAGGGCCGCCCTCGTGGTGGTGGCGTGGGCTATCGCCACCGGCGGCCTGCACCTGGACGGGCTGGCGGATACCGCCGATGGCCTCATGGCGGGCGGCGACCGCAGGCGGCGTCTGGAGGCTATGGCCGACCCGCGGGTGGGGGCTTTTGGCGCTTTGGCGGTGGCAGGCCTCCTCCTTCTTAAGTGGTCGGCCCTAAGCCCCCTTCCGGGGCGCCTGCGCATGGGCGCCCTGGCGCTAGCACCAGCCTTGAGTAGGGCGGCGGCCCTCCTACCCATGGCCATCCTCCCCCCTGCCCGCTCTGCAGGGATGGGCGCAGAAGTCATGCGTCGTGTGGGGCTCGGCTCCGCCCTTTGGGTCAACGCTGGGGCAGCGGCCATAGCCCTTGCCCCTTTCTTCCCAGCCGGCCCCTCTCTGGCCGTATCAGCTGTTCTTGCAGCGCTGGGGGTGGCCTTCCTGGCCTACAGGCGCCTGGGGGGAGTGACGGGCGACGTGCTAGGGGCAGCCATAGAGCTAGGGGAAGCGGTCGTATTGCTTCTATGCGCCTCCTCCGTCGATAGAAGGTGGCTACTATGA
- a CDS encoding SRPBCC family protein → MPKIRKHIDIEAPPARVFAEVADPARQVEWALPWREVELLEGDGISQGSVQRWLFKVGPRSYLLETVVSESRQNETYARQVREGGLALRERFFILPQSGDVTRLEWVVEYEPPMGMLGRVLDALLLHRVFQNDMETSLERLKRRLEA, encoded by the coding sequence ATGCCCAAGATCCGCAAGCACATCGATATCGAGGCACCACCAGCACGGGTCTTTGCCGAGGTGGCAGACCCGGCTAGGCAGGTGGAGTGGGCCCTACCCTGGCGGGAGGTGGAGCTGCTGGAAGGCGACGGCATCAGCCAAGGCAGCGTCCAACGGTGGCTTTTCAAGGTGGGGCCCCGCTCCTACCTCCTGGAGACGGTGGTGAGCGAGTCCCGCCAGAACGAGACCTACGCCCGCCAAGTCCGGGAAGGGGGGCTGGCGTTACGGGAGCGGTTCTTCATCCTCCCCCAGTCGGGGGATGTAACCAGGCTGGAGTGGGTGGTGGAGTATGAGCCCCCCATGGGCATGCTGGGCCGCGTCCTGGATGCCCTCCTCCTCCACCGCGTCTTCCAAAACGACATGGAGACCTCCCTGGAGCGGCTGAAGCGACGACTAGAGGCCTAG
- a CDS encoding aspartate 1-decarboxylase: MPSRPAGGPFFSSCEGGTAVRTLLKSKIHRARVTDARIDYEGSITIDPLLMEAADILPHEQVHVLDVTNGARLVTYAIPGRPGSGEVCINGAAAHLVRPGDVVIVLSYVTLQEEEARRHQPRLVYVDEANRIVERAGAH, from the coding sequence ATGCCCTCTCGGCCAGCGGGAGGGCCTTTTTTCTCATCCTGCGAGGGAGGGACCGCAGTGAGGACGCTGCTCAAGAGCAAGATTCACCGCGCCCGCGTCACCGATGCCCGCATCGACTATGAGGGCTCCATTACCATCGACCCCCTGCTTATGGAGGCGGCCGACATCTTGCCCCATGAACAGGTGCATGTGCTGGACGTCACTAATGGGGCTCGCCTGGTGACATATGCCATCCCAGGGCGCCCTGGCTCGGGGGAGGTATGCATCAACGGGGCCGCTGCCCACCTGGTGCGGCCGGGCGATGTGGTCATCGTCCTCAGCTACGTGACCCTGCAGGAGGAGGAGGCGCGTCGCCACCAACCCCGCCTGGTATACGTAGACGAGGCCAACCGCATAGTGGAGAGGGCAGGCGCCCACTGA
- a CDS encoding class I SAM-dependent methyltransferase, with amino-acid sequence MGMVVSPAVADPRRLRRFVSFVAPPKGASVLDVWTGAGVMAWAFSLRVQEVVTVLRDHQQAPPRLRGRPNVFMLAASTTSPELPVPDERFDLVTCGIPFHHVPWPKELLLEMWRVCRPAGVLALEETVAHEQEVRARYQDRLERLRDRSHPRYFRLSELVHLLGEAGFLVRRLQLVDLQREFHEWLRGARPSPQRVEAIRRLLTGGQEADIGGLNIQMADDTFLFTQRLAWVVAERMG; translated from the coding sequence ATGGGTATGGTGGTGTCGCCGGCGGTGGCCGACCCCCGCCGCCTGCGGCGGTTCGTCTCCTTCGTCGCCCCCCCCAAAGGCGCATCGGTGCTGGACGTCTGGACTGGCGCCGGCGTCATGGCCTGGGCCTTCTCCCTGCGGGTGCAGGAGGTGGTGACGGTGCTCAGGGATCACCAGCAGGCACCCCCTCGCCTGCGAGGCCGCCCCAACGTCTTTATGCTCGCTGCCTCTACCACCTCCCCAGAGCTGCCAGTGCCTGACGAGCGGTTCGATCTCGTCACCTGTGGCATCCCATTCCATCACGTGCCTTGGCCTAAGGAGCTGCTGCTGGAGATGTGGCGGGTGTGCCGTCCGGCAGGGGTTTTGGCCCTGGAAGAGACGGTAGCCCACGAGCAGGAGGTGCGGGCCCGCTATCAGGATCGCTTGGAGCGGCTTCGTGACCGCTCCCATCCTCGATACTTCCGCCTGAGCGAGCTGGTGCACCTTCTGGGGGAGGCAGGGTTCCTGGTGCGGCGGCTGCAACTGGTGGACCTGCAGCGAGAGTTCCACGAATGGCTCAGGGGGGCTCGGCCCTCGCCCCAGCGGGTGGAGGCCATCCGCCGCCTGCTGACGGGAGGCCAGGAGGCGGACATCGGCGGCCTCAATATCCAGATGGCCGACGATACCTTCCTATTCACCCAGCGCTTAGCCTGGGTGGTGGCGGAGAGGATGGGTTAG
- the panC gene encoding pantoate--beta-alanine ligase: protein MQVARTISQMREARSHMSGMVGFVPTMGYLHEGHLSLVRRARQECEHVVVSIFVNPTQFGPQEDYQRYPRDEARDLALLEPLGVDVVFIPTADEVYPPGFCTWVEVKGPLAERLEGESRPGHFRGVATVVTKLFNIVQPHRAYFGEKDAQQLRIVRRMVEDLNLPVEVVPCPTVREPDGLAMSSRNTYLSPQEREEALALYRGLCLAQELVKGGLRDVAALRHRLEEFFRAAPGVKLDYVSIAHPETLEELQRVEGPALVLVAARVGPARLIDNMLIEP from the coding sequence ATGCAGGTGGCCCGCACCATATCCCAGATGCGCGAGGCCCGTTCCCATATGTCTGGGATGGTGGGGTTTGTGCCCACCATGGGGTATCTGCACGAGGGACATCTTTCCCTGGTGCGGCGGGCCCGCCAGGAGTGCGAGCATGTGGTAGTGAGCATCTTCGTCAACCCCACCCAGTTCGGGCCGCAGGAGGACTACCAGCGTTACCCCCGCGATGAAGCCCGCGACCTGGCCCTCCTGGAGCCCCTTGGAGTGGACGTGGTCTTCATCCCCACCGCTGACGAGGTGTATCCACCGGGCTTCTGCACCTGGGTGGAGGTGAAGGGCCCCTTGGCCGAGAGGCTAGAGGGGGAAAGCCGCCCCGGCCACTTCCGGGGTGTGGCCACGGTGGTGACCAAGCTCTTTAACATCGTCCAGCCCCATCGTGCCTACTTTGGCGAGAAGGACGCCCAGCAGCTGCGTATCGTCCGCCGCATGGTGGAGGACCTGAACCTGCCGGTGGAGGTCGTCCCCTGCCCCACGGTGAGGGAGCCCGATGGCCTGGCCATGTCCAGCCGCAACACATACCTCTCGCCTCAGGAACGAGAGGAGGCCCTTGCCCTCTATAGGGGGCTCTGTCTTGCTCAGGAGCTAGTCAAGGGCGGCCTGCGCGATGTGGCCGCGCTACGCCACCGCCTGGAGGAGTTCTTCCGTGCTGCCCCTGGGGTGAAGCTGGACTATGTGAGCATTGCCCATCCAGAGACGTTGGAGGAGCTGCAGAGGGTGGAGGGGCCAGCGCTGGTGCTGGTGGCGGCCCGCGTTGGTCCTGCCCGCCTTATTGATAATATGCTCATCGAGCCCTAG
- the uvrB gene encoding excinuclease ABC subunit UvrB: MGVFSQLITLIGPQGQRERLEALVDTGATFSAFPTPLLERLGIRPHRAMRFRLADGQEQQWPLGWARVEVMGIEEQVLVAFAPEGAPPIIGAHTLQSLGLVVDPVEHRLMPKEGYMLSQFQLVAPFQMTGDQPQAVEKLLEGLQKGYKHQTLLGVTGSGKTFTMANVIARWGRPTLVISPNKTLAAQLYAEFREFFPHNAVEYFVSYYDYYQPEAYIPRTDTYIAKDADINEEIDKLRHAATRALFTRRDVIIVASVSCIYGLGEPSEYYEFVLHLERGQAHNRQRVLRKLVDMQYERNDYNLSRGRFRLRGDSLTIMPAYEELAVRIDFWGDEVERILQIDPLTGEVLGELEEIDIYPAKHFVTSQDKLEAAMRDIERELEERVEWFRRQGKLLEAQRLWERTRYDLECLREQGYCAGIENYACHLARRHRPKNTWAEPCGSTPWTLLDYFPDDFLMIIDESHLAIPQIRGMYNGDISRKQTLVDYGFRLPSALDNRPLNFQEFLGHINQVIYVSATPGPWEYEVSEQVVEQLIRPTGIPDPEVEVRPTKGQIDDLIGEIRARVARGERALVTTLTKKMAEGLADYLQEMGIKTHYLHSEIDTLERVEILRDLRLGVYDVVVGINLLREGLDLPEVSLVAILDADKEGYLRSEWSLIQTMGRAARHLNGKVIMYADTITESMRKAIEETERRRRIQLEYNQRHGIQPQAIRKAIRDLTDRVRKVAEERPVWQAGPMPKDELARLIKELERQMKEAARNLEFEKAAALRDQIFELRRDLLSAEDGLKAIDSLRRGRNPWQ, encoded by the coding sequence ATGGGTGTCTTCTCCCAGCTTATCACCCTCATTGGGCCCCAGGGCCAGCGGGAGAGGTTGGAGGCCCTGGTGGACACGGGGGCCACCTTCTCGGCCTTCCCCACCCCCCTTTTGGAGCGACTGGGCATAAGGCCCCACCGGGCCATGCGCTTCCGCCTGGCCGATGGGCAGGAGCAACAATGGCCCCTGGGATGGGCCAGGGTGGAGGTGATGGGCATCGAGGAGCAGGTGCTGGTGGCCTTTGCCCCCGAGGGCGCCCCGCCCATCATCGGCGCCCATACCTTGCAGAGCCTGGGGCTTGTGGTGGATCCGGTGGAGCACAGGTTGATGCCCAAAGAGGGCTACATGCTCTCCCAATTCCAGCTGGTGGCTCCCTTCCAGATGACGGGCGACCAGCCCCAGGCGGTGGAGAAGCTGCTGGAGGGGCTCCAGAAGGGCTACAAGCACCAGACCCTCCTAGGGGTCACCGGCTCTGGCAAGACCTTCACCATGGCCAACGTCATCGCCCGCTGGGGTAGGCCCACCTTGGTCATCTCCCCCAACAAGACGTTGGCCGCCCAGCTCTACGCCGAGTTCCGGGAGTTCTTCCCTCACAACGCCGTGGAATACTTCGTCTCATACTACGACTACTATCAGCCTGAGGCCTATATCCCCCGCACCGATACCTACATCGCCAAGGACGCTGACATCAACGAGGAGATCGACAAGCTGCGCCACGCCGCCACCCGCGCCCTCTTCACTAGACGCGATGTCATCATCGTTGCCTCCGTCTCCTGCATCTACGGATTGGGGGAGCCATCTGAGTACTACGAGTTTGTCCTCCATCTCGAGAGGGGGCAGGCGCACAACCGCCAGCGCGTGCTGCGCAAGCTGGTGGACATGCAATACGAGCGCAACGACTACAACCTCTCTCGTGGCCGCTTCCGCCTGCGGGGCGATTCCCTCACCATCATGCCCGCCTACGAGGAGCTGGCTGTGCGCATCGACTTCTGGGGGGACGAGGTGGAACGCATCCTGCAGATAGACCCCCTCACTGGCGAGGTGCTAGGGGAGCTGGAGGAGATCGACATCTACCCCGCCAAGCATTTCGTCACCTCCCAGGACAAGCTGGAGGCGGCCATGCGGGACATCGAACGGGAGCTGGAGGAGAGGGTAGAGTGGTTCCGCCGTCAGGGCAAGCTGCTGGAGGCCCAGCGGCTATGGGAGAGGACCCGATACGACCTAGAGTGCCTCAGGGAGCAGGGCTACTGCGCGGGCATCGAGAATTATGCCTGCCACCTGGCCCGTCGCCATCGCCCTAAAAACACGTGGGCCGAGCCCTGCGGCTCCACCCCCTGGACCCTCCTGGACTACTTCCCCGACGACTTCTTGATGATCATCGACGAGTCCCACCTGGCCATTCCCCAGATCAGGGGCATGTACAACGGCGATATCTCCCGTAAGCAAACGCTGGTGGACTACGGCTTTCGCCTTCCATCGGCCTTGGACAACCGCCCTCTCAACTTCCAGGAGTTCCTGGGCCACATCAACCAAGTGATATACGTCTCTGCAACTCCCGGCCCCTGGGAGTACGAGGTGTCGGAGCAGGTGGTGGAGCAGCTCATCCGTCCCACGGGCATCCCTGACCCGGAGGTGGAGGTGCGCCCCACCAAAGGGCAGATCGATGACCTCATAGGCGAGATACGAGCGCGAGTGGCGCGGGGTGAGCGGGCCCTGGTCACCACCCTCACCAAGAAGATGGCCGAGGGGCTGGCCGATTACCTCCAGGAGATGGGCATCAAGACCCACTACCTCCATTCCGAGATCGATACCCTGGAGCGGGTGGAGATCCTGCGCGACTTGCGCCTGGGCGTGTATGACGTGGTGGTGGGCATCAATCTGCTGCGGGAGGGCCTCGACCTTCCCGAGGTTAGCCTGGTGGCCATCCTGGACGCCGATAAGGAGGGCTACCTGCGCTCCGAGTGGTCCCTTATCCAGACCATGGGGCGGGCGGCCCGCCATTTAAATGGCAAGGTCATCATGTACGCCGACACCATCACTGAATCTATGCGCAAGGCCATTGAGGAGACGGAGCGTCGCCGCCGCATCCAGCTGGAGTACAATCAGCGCCACGGCATCCAGCCCCAGGCCATTAGGAAGGCCATCCGCGACCTCACCGACCGGGTGCGCAAGGTGGCCGAGGAGCGCCCCGTGTGGCAGGCAGGCCCCATGCCCAAGGACGAGCTGGCCCGTCTCATCAAGGAGCTGGAGAGGCAGATGAAGGAGGCGGCCCGCAACCTGGAGTTCGAGAAGGCGGCCGCCCTGCGCGACCAGATCTTCGAGCTGCGCCGCGACCTGTTGTCTGCCGAGGATGGACTCAAGGCCATCGACTCTCTGAGGCGCGGCCGCAACCCTTGGCAGTGA
- a CDS encoding crossover junction endodeoxyribonuclease RuvC: MEDGGGALRPLGYGTWRLRRRFPLSHRLRQLYDAIAQIIAIYRPHEVAVEDFFVGHVRAAVTIGQVRAMALLAAAQADIPVALYRPLEVKRVVTGYGRGDKARIQSSVQEMLRLQELPTPDDAADALAVAICHCLMRRPAP, encoded by the coding sequence GTGGAGGACGGCGGGGGGGCTCTACGCCCCCTGGGCTATGGCACCTGGCGCCTGCGGCGTCGTTTCCCCCTCTCTCACCGCCTGCGTCAGCTATACGATGCCATCGCCCAGATTATCGCCATCTACCGCCCCCACGAGGTGGCCGTGGAGGACTTCTTCGTGGGGCATGTGCGGGCAGCCGTGACCATTGGCCAAGTGCGGGCCATGGCCCTCCTCGCCGCCGCCCAGGCCGATATACCAGTCGCCCTCTACCGGCCCCTGGAGGTGAAGAGGGTGGTGACCGGCTATGGCCGAGGCGACAAGGCTCGCATCCAGTCCTCAGTCCAGGAGATGTTGCGCCTGCAGGAGCTCCCCACCCCTGACGATGCCGCCGATGCTCTGGCGGTGGCCATCTGCCACTGCCTCATGCGCCGTCCTGCCCCGTAG
- a CDS encoding acyl-CoA dehydrogenase family protein: MDFRLSPAQRALKEEVCRWLAQETGAGHDTDPVPVPPGYLHHRDLERKMGERGWLAVSWPPEYGGQGRPLLDQFLVEEEMALHGAPASDALGRTIIAPMIMAFGSEEQKRRHLPAMARGEEVWCLGYTEPEAGSDLASAQTRAEAHGDVYRIYGRKVYTSGAEDADYCLLVARTDPEAPKHRGISLLLVPMRVPGVTVRPLYNLLGLHWFNEVIFDGVEVPRQACLGEENKGWQILTSALGVERITVYRVFLHWRLFQGLLRWARGRHLGPLRALARQRLADLAIGFEVARLLLYRAVDTYGRGEDFRAKAAMVKLFNSELAQRLYQVAVGLLGPYGALREGSPWAVWSGAVAHGYLSAVQETIGAGTSEVQRDLIALRGLGLPRG; the protein is encoded by the coding sequence ATGGACTTTCGTCTGAGTCCGGCCCAGCGGGCCCTCAAGGAGGAGGTATGCCGCTGGCTGGCCCAGGAGACGGGGGCCGGCCACGACACTGACCCGGTGCCTGTCCCCCCGGGGTATCTCCATCATCGGGATTTGGAGCGCAAGATGGGGGAGCGAGGGTGGCTGGCTGTCAGCTGGCCCCCCGAGTATGGAGGCCAGGGCCGTCCCCTCCTGGACCAGTTCTTGGTGGAGGAGGAGATGGCCCTCCACGGGGCGCCTGCCAGCGATGCCCTAGGCCGCACCATCATCGCCCCCATGATCATGGCCTTTGGCAGTGAGGAGCAGAAAAGGCGGCACCTGCCGGCCATGGCTCGTGGTGAAGAGGTATGGTGCCTGGGGTATACGGAGCCGGAGGCCGGCTCTGACCTGGCCTCCGCCCAGACCCGCGCCGAGGCCCACGGCGATGTCTACCGCATCTACGGGCGCAAGGTATACACCAGCGGGGCGGAGGATGCCGACTATTGCCTTCTGGTGGCCAGGACCGACCCTGAGGCCCCCAAGCACCGGGGCATCTCCCTCCTCCTGGTGCCCATGCGCGTACCAGGGGTCACTGTGCGCCCCCTCTATAACCTCCTGGGCCTTCACTGGTTCAACGAGGTGATCTTCGATGGGGTGGAGGTGCCCAGGCAGGCCTGCCTAGGGGAGGAGAACAAGGGATGGCAGATCCTCACCTCCGCCCTGGGGGTAGAGCGCATCACCGTCTACCGCGTCTTCCTGCACTGGCGCCTGTTTCAGGGGCTGCTGCGGTGGGCCAGAGGGCGCCATCTGGGCCCCCTGCGGGCCCTGGCCCGCCAGCGGCTGGCCGACCTGGCCATCGGCTTCGAGGTAGCTAGGCTCCTCCTTTACAGGGCTGTCGACACCTATGGACGGGGGGAGGACTTTCGGGCGAAGGCGGCCATGGTCAAGCTCTTCAACTCCGAGCTGGCCCAGAGGCTTTACCAGGTGGCGGTGGGGCTTCTGGGGCCCTATGGAGCCCTCAGGGAGGGGTCGCCGTGGGCGGTATGGTCGGGGGCGGTGGCCCACGGCTACCTCTCGGCGGTGCAGGAGACCATCGGGGCGGGCACCTCGGAGGTGCAACGGGACCTCATCGCCCTGCGGGGCCTAGGCCTGCCCAGGGGCTAG
- the cobU gene encoding bifunctional adenosylcobinamide kinase/adenosylcobinamide-phosphate guanylyltransferase yields the protein MTLTMITGGARSGKSAYGVALAQTLARGRPVFFVATAQPLDEEMAQRIRRHRQLRPPEWVTIEEPLHPAQAIESRVPSGAVVVLDCLTTWLGNLFHHRLGETGPHSSRQAEELRRLALAETDALCRLPYSRALDLVVITNEVGLGLVPESPLARLYRDLLGEVNQVLARQADRLVLMVAGIPLAVKNNP from the coding sequence ATGACGCTGACGATGATCACAGGGGGTGCACGCAGCGGTAAATCGGCCTATGGTGTGGCCCTAGCCCAGACCCTAGCCAGGGGGCGCCCGGTCTTCTTTGTGGCCACCGCCCAGCCCCTGGACGAGGAGATGGCCCAGCGCATTCGCCGCCACCGGCAGTTGCGCCCTCCTGAGTGGGTCACCATTGAGGAGCCCCTGCACCCCGCCCAGGCCATTGAATCCCGCGTCCCTTCCGGGGCGGTGGTGGTGCTGGACTGTCTCACCACGTGGCTGGGCAACCTTTTCCATCACCGGCTAGGGGAGACAGGGCCCCACAGCTCAAGGCAGGCGGAGGAGCTGCGCCGACTGGCCCTAGCGGAGACCGATGCCCTGTGTCGGCTCCCATATTCCCGCGCCCTAGACCTGGTGGTGATTACCAATGAGGTGGGCCTTGGCCTGGTGCCCGAGTCTCCCCTGGCCCGCCTATACCGCGACCTCCTAGGAGAGGTGAACCAGGTGCTGGCACGTCAGGCCGACCGTCTGGTGCTGATGGTGGCGGGCATCCCCCTAGCGGTGAAGAACAACCCCTGA